TTCCCGTTTTCTGGGATCCGGTTTCCAGTAGAGCGACCTTTACCAGATCAATAACCATGAGGATTTATTACCACAGCGGTAATATTCATGTTTCTCCAATCAGAAGAGGTATTACAGGATTAAAAGTCATGGAGAATCTGCTGGAAAGGACCGTTCTCAATGCTGACCAGATAGCCCTTTCAAATGTTTTATTAGTTCCTGCAAAGGATCTTCCATGGGGTGAATATCTGATTGTAACAAGAGATTCGCTTGTTTCAGTGTTCGAATCCCTTGCTCAGTACAAGACAATGAATGGCATTCCAGCTTCAATCGTCACAATGGAATACATAGAATTTACGTATACAGGTGTTGATGCTGCTCAGAAACTTAGATTTTTCCTGAGGGATATTTATGACGATTCACCTCCTACATATGTTCTGCTCGGAGGAGATACACCCCTCGTGCCTCACAGGAATTGCTGGGCAACAGCTGAAGGGTACGTTGGTGATCCTGCCGCGGATATCTACTTTCAGGACATGAACGATATCAACGTCGGTACAGATCTCTGGGATGCTAACGGCAACGGCATCTGGGGTGAGATCGATGGTGACATAATGGATTATCATCCAGATTATTTCATTGGAAGAGCATCTGTAGAAAACAGTTCTCAGGCTGATATCTTCGTAAACAAGATCATCACATACGAGAATCCCTCACTGGAGGATTCGCGTGATACTGATCCATGGCAGACTTCGATGGGCTTTACAACCGGAATTCTCTGGAGCAGCCCTTACTGTCCCGGAAGCGCCGGAAAAGAAAAAGTAGACACTTTGTACACTCCTGCAGTCTGGCAGCCTGTTATCAAACTCTACGAGAGCGCAGGTACACAGAGTTACACACTGTCCATGGAGATGCTTAATCAGGGTATGAACCTTGTTAACCATGCGGGACACGGCAGTCAGAGTGGTGTTTCAATAGGCGTTGGAAGCCTGAACAGCAGTGATTTTACCGGACTTACGAACATATCCGATCAGGGCAGGGTATCAATATGGAATACAATGGCCTGTAATTCCGGTGGTTTTGATATGGGGAATTGTCTTGCTGAGGCATGGATAAGATCACCGGGTGGCGGTGGATTCTGCATGATGAATACGAGATATGGATGGGGGGAACCGTCAGAACCCGGGAACCAGTGGAGCGAGCTGGTTGATCAAGAGTTCTTCGCAAACTTCTTTACGGAGGATATGTACCATCTTGGAGTGGCACACGCCATGGCATGGGACGAGTTCATTCCCCTCATTCCGACTGATACGCATTATGACTGGATTGCAAAATCAATAACTCTTTTCGGTGATCCGGAGCTGCCTATGTGGTCAGAGGCTCCAGATGGAGTTCTTCAGGTGGATGGACCAGATACTCTGGGTGTTGGTCCAAACTATGTTACGGTGAATGTTCAGGACAACACCGGTTCTCTGGAAGGCGCAAGAATCTGTTTTATTCAGGGAGAATGGGATGAGCCTGTAATGTATGAGGTGGATTATACTGACGCTTCAGGACAGGTTCAAATAACACTGACAACTACAGATGATACTGATACGGCTGCACTTACAGTATGGAGCAGGAATCATATTCCTCTAACATTAGATATACCCATATCGGGTACGGGAGTAACAGGTTCAGATATTCCAGCACTGATACCATTCCTTTCAATACCGTACCCTAATCCTGTACTTTCCAGTGTGGAATTCGAATGGGCTGCTCCTGAAGGATCAGGGATTCTTACGATTCATGACATTGCAGGTAGAGTAGTGGTTATTCTTGATAATGAACTATATGGATCAGGCACAATTCAATGGAACTGCATAACCTCACAGGGCAATCCTGTTCCTCCGGGGCTGTACTTCGCAAGATTTTGTGCCCCTGGGATAGAACCTATAACAAGACAACTAATTATACTGAAGTGAAAATGAAGAATAAAAAAGCTATCTGGATAATTGTTATTTCAGCGATTGCGATATTACTATTATATGTGGTATTTGAATGCAGCGGTCATAAGAAGATTTCAGAGATATCTTTAAAGAGACAGTGCCATGCGAATATGAATACACTATGCACAGATCAGGCATCTTTCAGGGATGCTGAAGGAGAATGGGCTGGAAGCATTACTGAACTGGATGAATTCGCAGGAAGAATATGGCCTCTTCAATGTCCGGGAACACGTGAGGAATATATCATGGAACAAACAGATGAAGGTTACAGATTGTCCTGCCCATCGGGACATGGATCGATAGAGACTGGACAAAGAAGCTGGACAGAGGCGAGTGACAGGTGAAAGTAATCTACAGAGATAATAACAGGACGGTTATCCGATTCGATAAGGGAGAACAATTTCCGGAAACACTGGCACAATGGTGTAAAGAGCAAGAAGTTAACGCAGCTGCTATAGTTGCTGGAATTGGAATGCTGGAAAACATTGTAATTGGCCGCTATGACGGTACCGAATACATAAAGGAAACAGTCAAGCCATCTTCCGAAATACTATCCCTGCAGGGTAATGTATCCATGAAGGAGGGTGAACCATTCGTTCATCTGCATGTAAGTCTTGCTGATGAGGACATGTCATCCAGAGGTGGTCATCTATTCGACGGCACTGTTTCGATGACGATCGAATTGGTACTTATGGAGATCCCGGATGAATTCATAAGAGTTCCTTCAGGAGGGGCTTTCTGGAGATTGGATACACCTTCAGATAAAGCCTGAGACTATTGACTTTCAGACTCATTTTCATAATGTACCCGTACTTCAGAGGGGCTGTAGCTCAGTTGGTATGAGCACCTGACTGGCAGTCAGGGGGTCACGGGTTCGACTCCCGTCAGCTCCACCAGAAAAAGCGGGGAGTTTTGCTCTCCGCTTTCTCTAAGCCCCGAAATTGCTCTCTTCAGCCGCATCAATCAATACCTGAAATGCCTTATATACTTCATGTCTTCAATCTACATAAGAAACGCTAGTAAAACGCGAAATAGCGTTTTCCAATGTTATTAAACACTGAATTTCTAATTGTTTTTTCAGGGCTTGCCGAACTCATTGTTATTGTCTATCTTATCGGTTCGCGCTGGATAGAAGGTAATTAATGCTTTAACGGTGCCGGAATAATAAACACCGGCTAAACACAAACCAGTTCTGGAGGAAGAAAATGACGAAAGCTGATATCGTTTCGAAGATTGCAGCAAGCAATGATATCAAACTCAACAAGAAAGATGTTGCAGCAGTTGTAGACGGATTTCTTGAGGAAATAAGAGAAGCTCTTTACAATAACAAGCATGTAGAGATCAGACGTTTTGGTACATTCAAGGTTGTCGAACGCAAGAGACGCATTGCCAGGAATCCTCATACTGGTGCTGCCGTTACAGTTCCTCAGCGTAGAGTTCCCGTATTCAAACCCTCCAGACTTGTGAAGAACAAGGTCGCGGAGTAAGATGCCGAGCGGGAAGAAAAGAAAACGTAAAAAGATAGCAACACATAAAAAGAAGAAAAGACGACGCGCAAACAGGCACAAGAAGAAAAAAGTATAATTGAAAATCGCTGTTCTTTCAGATACTCATATACCCACCAGGCTGGGTGCTTTACCTGGCCGGGTATATGAGATCTGTGCTGAATGCGACCTGATTCTCCACTCAGGGGATATGGTTGATATAAGTGTAATTCATGATCTCCAACGATTTGCATCAGTAAAAGCCGTTCACGGTAACATGGATCCTTACGAATTGAGAAACATGTATCCAGAAAGCCTTCAGCTTGAAATTGAGGG
Above is a genomic segment from Candidatus Aegiribacteria sp. containing:
- a CDS encoding integration host factor subunit beta — translated: MTKADIVSKIAASNDIKLNKKDVAAVVDGFLEEIREALYNNKHVEIRRFGTFKVVERKRRIARNPHTGAAVTVPQRRVPVFKPSRLVKNKVAE
- a CDS encoding DNA-binding protein, whose translation is MKVIYRDNNRTVIRFDKGEQFPETLAQWCKEQEVNAAAIVAGIGMLENIVIGRYDGTEYIKETVKPSSEILSLQGNVSMKEGEPFVHLHVSLADEDMSSRGGHLFDGTVSMTIELVLMEIPDEFIRVPSGGAFWRLDTPSDKA